The genomic segment TGTCGGAATCAACAACCATATGGGTAGCAAATTTACCTCTCATGTCGCTTCGATGAGAGTGGTTATCCAAGAACTCAAAAAACGTGGTTTATTGTTCCTTGATTCTCGTACCAGTGGCAGGACCGTCGGTGCAAAGCTGGCCCGGCGGGCGGGCGTGCCATATGTCGAACGGAACGTGTTTCTTGACCACGATGACGACGTTGAAAAGATAAAGGCTCAACTTAAGACAGTAGAAAATATCGCTCGCAAAAGGGGGCGGTCTGTTGCCATTGGTCACCCAAGGGATGCGACACTTAAAGCGCTTGAGGGATGGTTGTCGACTGTTACTTCGAAAGGGTTTCAGTTGGTCCCAATTAGTGCGTTAGCGCGTGTCGTTCGGAGAAAAAGTTAACTGAAATAGAAATGGTTCATTGTGAAATTAAGACTCGGTAAGGTTTTCTTTAAGCAACTCGAGAGCCAGCCATTCTTCCTCGAGTGATTCCTTTATTTTTATCATTTTCGTTATAGAATTAGATAAATTTATCAATTCATTAGCGTTACCAGCAAACTGGTTGGTATTTTCCATTTTTTTGGACAATATTTCAATTTCTAGGTCCAATTCGTCGATCTGATCAGGAATCATTAAGAGCGCGCGTTCCTGTTTGTAACTAAGTTTTTTTTTCTTTTTGGCAGATGTTGTCTTGGGTTTCTCATCGGCCTTAGCTTTGGGCTTCGCTGAAGTGATGTATTCTTGCCTTTGAGTTAGGTAATCGCTGTATCCACCGGGATATTCCTGAACCTGACCGTCTCCTTCTAGAGAGATGGTCGAGGTGACGATCCGATCGAGGAAATCACGATCATGGCTGACCAGAAGTAGGGTGCCATCATAGTCCGATAGAACTTCTTGAAGGATGTCCAAGGTATCAATATCGAGATCATTTGTCGGTTCATCCAAGACCAAAAGGTTGGAGGGCATGGCTAATGCTTTTGCCAGCAAAAGACGATTCCGCTCTCCTCCAGACAAACTTCCAACAGGACTTTTTGCCTGACTGGGTGCAAACAGGAAATCTTTCAAATAAGAAATCACATGTCGCCCGATACCACCGACAAAAACTTGATCCCCACCTTGGTCACATAGCGTGTCCCAAACAGATTTAGATGGGTCCAACTGGCTCCGGGTCTGATCAAGAAACACAGGCGTAAGGCTCGTTCCTAGTTTTATTTTTCCACTATCGGGGGGAAGGTCCCCCAGCAGGATCCGCACCAACGTCGTCTTGCCGGCACCATTGGGGCCAATAATGCCAACTTTATCGCCACGCAGAATTCGAGTTGAAAATTTATCCAAAATCACAGTGTCGCCGTAGGATTTGCAAATATCTTCAACGTCGACCACAAGTTTACCCGACGACTCACCTGATTTTGCGGCCAATTTAACCTGTCCAGGCGTTGAAATCTGTGCCGCGCGGTCGCGTCGAAGGTCTCGTAGCCGCCGCATTCGGCCCATATTGCGTTTACGCCGGGCCGTGATGCCTTGGTGCGACCAGACAGTTTCCTGGGCGATCAACTTATCGAGCTTTTTTGTTTCGGTTTGTTCCTGGGTCAGGATTTCTTCGGACCAGGCGTCAAACCGACCAAACCCTTCATCCATTCGGCGCACAATACCACGGTCGAGCCAAAACGTGGTGCGGGTCAGAGTTTCGAGAAAACGGCGGTCATGGCTGATCAGGACAATTGCGCCGCGGTAGCCAGCCAATTCCTGTTCCAGCCATTGAATGGTCGGCATATCAAGATGGTTGGTTGGCTCGTCCAACAACAAGATATCCGGTTCAGGGGCAATAACGCGCGCCAGGGCAGCGCGCCGGGCTTCTCCGCCTGACAGCGTTGTGGGGTCCAAGTCTCCTGAGATTCCAAGGGCTTCCATGTAGATATCAGCTTTATAGGCGGCATCAGGTCCTTGATCCGCGAGCCCTTCATTCACAAACGCCCTGACAGTATCGTAACCTCCAAAATCTGGTTCTTGCGGGAGATAGGCGATCTGGGTGCCGGGCTGAACAAAACGTTCGCCGCCGTCGGCTTGACTAATATCTGCGATCACCTTCAACAGGGTCGATTTACCGGCACCATTACGGCCCACCAGACAAATCCTGTCATT from the Rhodospirillaceae bacterium genome contains:
- a CDS encoding ABC-F family ATP-binding cassette domain-containing protein, which produces MAPPLITLKDITLAFGETPLFTGAELAIHGNDRICLVGRNGAGKSTLLKVIADISQADGGERFVQPGTQIAYLPQEPDFGGYDTVRAFVNEGLADQGPDAAYKADIYMEALGISGDLDPTTLSGGEARRAALARVIAPEPDILLLDEPTNHLDMPTIQWLEQELAGYRGAIVLISHDRRFLETLTRTTFWLDRGIVRRMDEGFGRFDAWSEEILTQEQTETKKLDKLIAQETVWSHQGITARRKRNMGRMRRLRDLRRDRAAQISTPGQVKLAAKSGESSGKLVVDVEDICKSYGDTVILDKFSTRILRGDKVGIIGPNGAGKTTLVRILLGDLPPDSGKIKLGTSLTPVFLDQTRSQLDPSKSVWDTLCDQGGDQVFVGGIGRHVISYLKDFLFAPSQAKSPVGSLSGGERNRLLLAKALAMPSNLLVLDEPTNDLDIDTLDILQEVLSDYDGTLLLVSHDRDFLDRIVTSTISLEGDGQVQEYPGGYSDYLTQRQEYITSAKPKAKADEKPKTTSAKKKKKLSYKQERALLMIPDQIDELDLEIEILSKKMENTNQFAGNANELINLSNSITKMIKIKESLEEEWLALELLKENLTES